GTTCTGTTCTTTTTTTTAATTAGAACAAACATAAACTAATTGGGTAGAAAAGGAGCAGAAAAAGATCTGTGGATTAGACTCCCTTTCTTTCCAGGGTTTGTATTAAAAATGCAACACCCTGTTCTGACCATATTGCACTATGTATCATCATTCGATAAACCGAGAAATGCTTCTTCTCTCTGATTCAAGTAGAAATACAAATGGAAAAATTCGAAGGGTATTCAGAAAAACATAAATCTCGTCAACAATACTTCGTCTACCCACTTCTCTTTCATGAATATATTTATGCATTTGCCCACGATTATGGATTAAATGGTTCTGAACCTGTGGAAATAGTTGTTAGTTGTAATAACAAGAAATTTAGTTCACTACTTGTGAAACGTTTAATTATTCGAATGTATCAGCAGAATTTTTTGGATAACTCGGTTAATCATCCTAACCAAGATCGATTATTGGATTACAAAAATTATTTTTATTCTGAGTTTTATTCTCAGATTCTATCTGAAGGGTTTGCGATCGTTGTGGAAATCCCATTCTCGCTACGGGAATTATTTTGTCCGAAAGAAAAAGAAATACCAAAGTTTCAGAATTTACGCTCTATTCATTCAATATTTCCCTTTTTAGAAGACAAATTTTTGCATTTGGATTATCTATCACATATAGAAATACCCTATCCTATCCATTTGGAAATCCTGGTTCAACTCCTTCAATACCGTATCCAAGATGTTCCATCTTTGCATTTATTGCGATTCTTTCTCAActattattcgaattggaatagTTTTATTACTTCAATGAAATCCattttttattttcaaaaagaaaataaaagactatTTCGATTCCTATATAACTCTTATGTATCAGAATATgaattttttttgttgtttcttcGTAAACAATCTTCTTGCTTACCATTAGCATCTTCTGGAACTTTTCTGGAACGAATCCACTTTTCTAGGAAGATGGAACATTTTGGGATAATGTACCCTGGTTTTTCTCGGAAAACCCTATGGTTCTTTATGGATCCTCTTATGCATTATGTTCGATATCAAGGAAAGGCAATTCTTGCATCAAAAGGCACTTTTTTTTTGAAGAAGAAATGGAAATGCTACCTTATCAATTTCTGGCAATATTATTTCTGTTTTTGGACTCAGCCGCGAAGAATCCATATAAACCAATTAGCAAACTCTTGCTTCGATTTTATGGGGTACCTTTCAAGTGTACCAAAAAGTTCTTTGTTAGTAAGGAATCAAATGCTGGAGAATTCATTTCTAATAGATACTCGAATGAAAAAATTCGATACCATAGTCCCCGCTACTCTCCTCATAGGATACTTATCAAAAGCTCAATTTTGTACTGGATCGGGGCATCCTATTAGTAAACCCATTTGGACAGATTTATCAGATTGGGATATTCTTGATCGATTTGGTCGGATATGTAGAAATCTTTTTCATTATCATAGTGGATCTTCGAAAAAACGGACTTTGTATCGACTAAAGTATATACTTCGACTTTCATGCGCTAGAACTTTAGCTCGGAAACATAAAAGCACGGTACGAACTTTTATGCAACGATTGGGTTCGGCATTTTTAGAAGAATTTTTGATGGAAGAAGAGCAAGTTTTTTCTTTGATGTTCACCAAAACAACTCTTTTTTCTTTCTGTGGATCACACACTGAGCGTATTTGGTATTTTGATATTATACGTATCAATGACCTGGTCAACCCTCTTAATTAATCATTAGACGAAATTAAGAAACAGGAAAGGGTTGATAAATGATCAAGAAAAAACTTTTCTATTTTTCATTCTGAAATGTTCTTTTTATTATAATAAAGAGTAGGTGAATCAACTTACTAATTAAAAAAATTAGTAGAACTTCCTCTTTGGAATAGAAATAGGCTATTTCTACATAGGGAAAGTCGTGTGCAATGAAAAATGCAAGCACGATTTGGGGAGGGATTTTTCTCTATTGTAACAAGGAAGAATTATCTACTCCATCCGACTAGTTCCGGGTTCGAGTCCCGGGCAACCCATATAGAAAAGACTCATCAAAGTTTTTAACTTTGACTCACTTCATTTACAAATACAAAATTATTGGTTTGGTTAATTTAGTTATATGGATAGCTAATCTTTGGGCTGACTTGGTTGACATTGGTTAATTAGGCGGAGACAGAGGGAGTGGTTAATTAGGTGAGGCCACATAATGATTTCTCAAAATCCTGCATCGGGTGCTTTTCTTTTAGTATCCTTTTACACATTTTTGGGGTTTAGGGTTCATTATTTAGATTAATATTGTGTAATATACATCCATATAAACATGTAgagttttttttggcttttttaaaCTTCAAATATAATTTTGAACTATTTGAAATAAAGTGCTCCAGTACTTTAAAAGTACACTTTCATCATGCACCCCTCTTTTCATCATAGGTTTAAAAGGGTATTTATGTCCATCCACATAAATTAAAACAATTAAGGAATTAATCCTTTGATTTGTTTGCTCATTAGCCATGGTGAGCGGTAGAGCGGCAAAATCGCCTGGGCGTATTTGActcaatactctcatggtctaggGAACTAGGCATACATTCAGTCTCCGTGTTATTACTTTAGACTTGCAACGATAACATCACTAAGTATAACAAATAacttgggtcaattcaatatgatcactattctaacatcatactctcaatgttgttctTGTTTCAGTACGTAAACAAAAAAGCCTACGACcaggaaaacataatcatcatacaacacttgagctagtcctagaggcaagactaggaatcaaGTTTTACCATTTATTCTTCTACACGTGCTTACGAGTTTTCCTCTAAACCAGATATTCAAGAATCATAagagttatagcatagaatataaacgcTTAATTATAAACCTGGAAATAAGTAATACAAATGATTTCGGTTCATTGGGAGGTTCTGCCCAAACGCATGTGACGATTGACCAATCTTGCACCGAGCAAACCGAAGTTTATGCCATGTTCCTTTCGGCCCGGACGTAAAGAAAGGGCCCGTTGTGTACAGTACAGTATAGCCCACTAGGCTCATCCGCCTCGTCTCCATCTTTCTCCCCTCACTCCCGAGTCCAAGATCCCCAATTTTGCCATGGCGGCGGCGTAGGGACAGCCGCAGACATTTTTGCGCCTCCTCCGAATTAGCAGCCTTCTTCTCCCTACCACCATTGCTGCATATGAGCACAAGCGCCCACCGTCTCTCTGTCTCCTCCCTCGTACTGCAGTAATCCCAAACCAAAGAAAATGGTTGGAGGGCGCTGCACGGACGCCTTCGCCAAGCCGAAGCATCCGCGCCCTGCAGGTGGCGACGACGGAAGCAACGGCGGTGATGCGGGTGGGGGAGGCGGCATCGGGCATGCCGGCGACCGTCTGAGCGCGCTGCCGGACGACCTCCTCCACGCCATCATGTCGCGCCTCAAGGCCCTGCAGATGGTGCGGACCTGCATGCTGTCCACGAGGTGGAGGCACCTCTGGCGCGCCGTGCCGTGCCTCGACGTCGACGAGGAGGAGACCGGCGCCTACAACAATTTCGACAACTTCACCAGCAACCTTCTGCACTGCCATGACATCGCGGTCCTGGAGGACTTCCGGCTGCACGCCGCCAGGACTTCTGACCGATGGGTCCGCCGCGCCGTAGGCCAAGGCGAGGCATGGCCTTGCCGGCTCAAAAGTTTGCATCTCTTCAGACTGTCTAATCTGAATCTGACAGATATAGGGAGCCACATCAGCTCCCGCTGCTTTGCTCTGGAGGACGTGCAACTTAGAAACTGCAGTTTTGTGCTCACCAGCAATGCTAAGATCGTCTCCGCCTCACTCAAGAAATTGGCTGTCGTTGATGGCTACTACATGGTGCATGACGATGAGATTTTTGCGTTGATTATAGAGGCTCCTGCTCTTGTTTCTCTATGCCTGGACGGGGAGCTTGAACACATTGTTGATATGACTGAACCACATACCGTGCTGTCTCTTGTGGATGCGTCGATTCAGCTTCCGAGGGTCGAGAGGCGCGTGAATCACCAATTGGGCATTCTTGGCGCGCTGTCTAATGTGACAACCTTGCGCTTGTCGCATTTCGCGGTCATGGtatactcttcttcttcttgacaTACCCTTTTATTCAGTTTGCATCTCCTATATCTGCAACAATTTAAGGATAAGAAAATGATTGCCTGGGTTTCAGCTGTTGTTCTATGCTACTCGTGAGGATCTTCCTGTATTCAAGTTtgagaacctgagaagcttgctgCTAGATGAGTGTCATATCAGCGACGACTTCCTCGGGCTGCAGCAATACCTGCACAACTCGCGTAACCTGAAGAAACTCACTTTGCGCTGTTGCAAGGTGATCCTACGTCTTCTTTCATGATCTATTAGCATAACTCAATTTTTGTCTGTAATATTAATTCTTTTATGCTGTTCAACAGGTCTTGGATTATAGGCATAACAAGGAGATGAGAGAACGCCTGCACAAATCTTCTGAGGATCTGGTGGATTTCAACTGTGAGAACCTTAGGCTTAGTGAAATCATATACAGAGATGGTGATACTTCTGTCCACCTACTGGTCATGTTTTTGGTGGGCATGCCGACCAATCTACCAAACAACAAGATCGAATTCACTAAAATTGATTAGCAGAACTGTTTGTCAAATACGTCATGTTGTCTACGGTTTGCTGATTTTCGCCCAGGGTGCTTGTCTGACCAATTTGAATCATTAGCTTTTCCTTTTACTAGTAGTTCATCATCTGCATTCCATGTTATATAAATATATATTGCAAGAACCATGTAAATATGCATTGAAGCATGTCATTTCTGTTTGTTTGGCAAT
This window of the Triticum aestivum cultivar Chinese Spring chromosome 5D, IWGSC CS RefSeq v2.1, whole genome shotgun sequence genome carries:
- the LOC123123055 gene encoding MEIOTIC F-BOX protein MOF; protein product: MVGGRCTDAFAKPKHPRPAGGDDGSNGGDAGGGGGIGHAGDRLSALPDDLLHAIMSRLKALQMVRTCMLSTRWRHLWRAVPCLDVDEEETGAYNNFDNFTSNLLHCHDIAVLEDFRLHAARTSDRWVRRAVGQGEAWPCRLKSLHLFRLSNLNLTDIGSHISSRCFALEDVQLRNCSFVLTSNAKIVSASLKKLAVVDGYYMVHDDEIFALIIEAPALVSLCLDGELEHIVDMTEPHTVLSLVDASIQLPRVERRVNHQLGILGALSNVTTLRLSHFAVMLLFYATREDLPVFKFENLRSLLLDECHISDDFLGLQQYLHNSRNLKKLTLRCCKVLDYRHNKEMRERLHKSSEDLVDFNYVLAYCDSNDTSCFIIPCTCTRDISDEAKGPTTYLAVIPDTETLCV
- the LOC123123054 gene encoding maturase K, whose protein sequence is MEKFEGYSEKHKSRQQYFVYPLLFHEYIYAFAHDYGLNGSEPVEIVVSCNNKKFSSLLVKRLIIRMYQQNFLDNSVNHPNQDRLLDYKNYFYSEFYSQILSEGFAIVVEIPFSLRELFCPKEKEIPKFQNLRSIHSIFPFLEDKFLHLDYLSHIEIPYPIHLEILVQLLQYRIQDVPSLHLLRFFLNYYSNWNSFITSMKSIFYFQKENKRLFRFLYNSYVSEYEFFLLFLRKQSSCLPLASSGTFLERIHFSRKMEHFGIMYPGFSRKTLWFFMDPLMHYVRYQGKAILASKGTFFLKKKWKCYLINFWQYYFCFWTQPRRIHINQLANSCFDFMGYLSSVPKSSLLVRNQMLENSFLIDTRMKKFDTIVPATLLIGYLSKAQFCTGSGHPISKPIWTDLSDWDILDRFGRICRNLFHYHSGSSKKRTLYRLKYILRLSCARTLARKHKSTVRTFMQRLGSAFLEEFLMEEEQVFSLMFTKTTLFSFCGSHTERIWYFDIIRINDLVNPLN